In Chroicocephalus ridibundus chromosome 21, bChrRid1.1, whole genome shotgun sequence, the sequence CTCCCCTCAAAACCCCAACCCCGGCTGGCACGTTTTTCCGGGGCGTTAAGGGCATTACGCGGAAGGTTCAAAACAGGAAGCGAAAGACGAACCTCGCGCCCGCGTGCAACTACAAGGAAAATTTAGGGAGGTCAAAATGAGGTTAAATTGGGCTAATGGCCCTATTCTCGTCTATGTGCTGCAGGCTTTTAACGAGCGTAGTAATTAGGGCCGGGGTTCTTACAGTTCAGCCTTGCTTATAAAACATCCCTGCAGAGGAACGGTGTGCTCCCGACGCTCCGCTGCCTTTTCCACACGGGGGTTTTGGGTATCGGAGCACGGGCGGCAGCCTTTGCTACGTGACgaggtttggggtggggtgggggggggttgttgttaGTCCCAGAAGGAGCTTTTCTGGCTGCGGAAGTTTTAGGTCGCTTTTCAGCGCTTCTGGTGATGATTCAGTGCCTCTGTAAAACGCCCGGCGCTTGCCGGCTCCGTCGCTGCCCAAGCCTAGGCGGATGGGagcccatccctcctcccccccccggaGATGTCCCGGCAAACAGCAGGAGAACCTCCGAGAGGGTGCTGTGACAGACGCGAAAGGGGCCCCGAAAGCTCCTGGGAGCCGCCAGCTGGGCCCGGACTTACACGAGGTGGCGGATGAAGTCCTTGGTGATGAGCCGGATGGTCTCGGGCTTGCGTTCGCCAGCGGGCGACGCTTTGGGAGCGGTCTGCGCATCCCGAAGGATCACCAGGGGGCTGCCGGAGCGCGACCGCTGCAAGGTCTGCAAGAAAGGACGGCGTTAACCTGCGGAtcccccaccaccatcccccttCCATGCCCGTCTTTCTGCCCCCCAGCTCCTGGGCACAAGAGGACCCGTGAGCTCGGGATGGCAAACGCCCTCTCGCACCGCCCAGACCAGCAAAGTCTGGGCAAGGGAAAGGTTTTCTGGGACATGGGGAGAACCAAAAATATCCCCAGAGCACGGCTTTTTActataaaaaacccaacacctgtGCGTCAGTCTCCCACACAGATGTGAAGTAAAGGGCGAGCTGACGCTCCAGCATCATCTCGGCCACCTTGAGATGACGGTAGCCCTGCCCCGCTCACCTGTGGCCACCGGCACCTCTGTCCTGCTGAGCCCCATGGacccgggaaaaaaaaaacccaaactcgctgggggctggcagggggggtcctggggaggtggcgggggcgggggggccaggTCTGGGGCTCAAGGTCTGGCCTTGCAGGCCATTCACAGAATCCATCACAGAATCAACCGGCAGGCGGCACTGGGCAGAAACCAGTCCTCCCAGTACAGCCCGCACTGGTGCCAGTCCCTTTGCTCGAGCCGAGACTGCCACCTAGTGAAGGTCCCccggtcggggggggggggtgacttGGGGACCTCACTCCTCACCCCCAGGCCAGGGTGGGCGCTGGGAGCCCCCCGAGGGGATGGGAGCAGCCAAAGGATGTCCCAAACATGCGAGGGGCTGCCCCACGGAGCCTCCGACCCGGCCGCAGGCTCTCTGAGAGAGGCAGGAACGGGAATCCCGTCCACCCCCGGCCAAGCCGCTGACAATCCCGTGGGAAGGAGCATTTTGGGGAGCAGGCACCGGCGTCTGCGGAGCAAAGCTCCGGCAGCCCAGCGGGATGGTTCCCCGGCCAGGAGACCCAGGTCAGCCCCGGGTTCGGCTTCCCCGAGCCCAGCCGCGGCGCTGGCGTCCCACCAAACCCTCCCCCGGGTGAGGGAACCACGAGAGCTGTTCTAAGCCGCACGCAGATGCATGGTTTCCCTTGTATTTCTATTTACTAGTTCAGCTTTAAAACCCTAAGCGACCGCTGGAGCGAATCCTCCAGCCGGCCGGGTGCCGAGCGGTTCCCCGGGAACTTGCTGCCGgcaatatttccattttacaggTCCGCCGTATTTCCTTTTTGTGGGTTTGCTGATCCCGAACCACAGGTTCTGCGGCAGCCCAGCACGGTAGGTACCAGAGCGGCATCCCAGCCACCGCGGGGCCCCAAGCGCGAGCTGTTGAATTAAAGGGTTTGGCACCGAAACACCCGCGCAAACAAAGATAATAGTGTTATTCACCTGAGCCAGCTCGCACGTTGTCCCCGAAGCCAGGAGAACTCCTGGGACTAGACCGGGATTAATCTCAGGGAAGTCAATTAACACCCAGAGGAGTGTTACGACATTTTTATCTAACTGCCTTGAAGGCCTTCGCGATAACAGATCGTAAACCTGCCCCGGGGCTGCTCGGCTTTGCGGGGCGTCCGAGGCGCACGGACCCGCTCCCAAACCCTGGGCACGGCCGCCGGCTGGGAGCGGAGGTAATCGCCATTACacgcttcctttcccttttctgaaaaaaaaaaacaacccaagggGTTTTGGCGAGTCTCGTCGGGCAGATTTGTTTCTAGGCGATAAAGATCCAGGAGAGGAAATTGCAGCCGCAAACGTTCTCTCCCCCCCGGGCAGAGGGACGAGTGCCTCGAAGGCAGCGTGGTCCCCTCGCCGCGGACACCCCCGGAGATATCCCCGACCTTCCGTCACGCCTTTTGTCGGCCGAAGAGACGGCGAGGGTGAGATGGGACAAATTCCGCCCGGCCCTTGTACCTCGATGTGCGTCGGAGACGCCACCGAGGGTGGGGAGAGCCAACGGCCGCGGCCGTAAACCCAACCCGCCCCGGGGAGAGTCCGtcaaggaggtggtggtggtggtggggggaagaagCACGTCCCAAACGTCGCCTTCCCGGCCACCTCGCCTGGAAAAACGCCGTCCTCCGGAGGCTGCGGGAGGCCGGGGACAGCCCGGGGACGAGCGCGGAGGAAACGAGCCTTTTCCTTACGGGAGcggaggggaaggagctgccgCGGGTTGTTTATCTCCGCTCCCAGCGGCCGGGGGCATCCGGCCAGGAGGTCGGAGACCCGGCTGCGGCTCCGCCGCCGTCTCCAAGGGGACCGATTCCCTCGCTCCCTGATGAAAGGCTAAATATGTTGGCAACCAGCTGCTCTGGAAGCTTCCAGCCCCTGCTCCGAGGACTCGATCCCACAGGGAATAACCCCGAGCTAACGTACAGGCCCCGTAACGCCGGCTCCTCTCCTCTGCCGGGGTGTCTCAACTCCTGAGCCGCCTTCGCTAATTAAACTAATCACCCTCCAGGGTGTGGAGGGGGATGGAGGCACctccgggggggtggtggtggatttCGTGCCCTCTGGAATGTCGGGCCTGGGGGAGCagggcccggggagggctggCGACGGCATCCCCCGGCCCGGTGGGTTCGGAGAAGGGGGACCATGGAGGGAACATGGTGAAGAGCCTCCGTGACGGGTGGGATGAGGCCCGGGGCAGAGGCGGTGCGAACCCCGGGAGCCTCCCGAGGGCTCCGGAGAGGTCGCGgcccaccccccccgtcccccccctcctccccggtgCGAGGGACCGGCAGCGCCCCTTACCCGGCTCTCCCCGAACAGCGACTCGTCCACCGCAGGGCTGCGGGCCCTCCGCCGGTCCCGGCtgtgagggggggggggcccggcagggtggggggcgtcccgccgggcccgggccgccGGGACGGGCCGCTCTCACcatcccgcggcggcggcggcgcacgCGGTCGCCATGGCAACGCCTCCCCCGCCTCACCCCGTGCGCTCCCTTGGCAACCGCCGCGcgcgcgcgggggcggggccgcgcgggGCGGTGGGAGGGGGTGTCACATGcagcggagggggggggtgggggggtggtggtgtcacGTGTCCCGCCGCCCGGCCACGCCCTCCAGCCACACCCACCCCCCGCGACCACGCCCACAAATTGGCCCCGCCCCTCACAGCCATGGCCGCGCCCAACGCAGCCCCGCCCACAGCCACGGCCTCCCCATCATAGCCCTGCCCTCAGCCCCGCCCCAACCGCGGCCCCGCCCACAATcgtggccacgccccctcgaAGCCCCACCCACAGCCGTGGACTCCACCACCTCAGCCCCGCCCACTCGCGGCCACTACCCCGCCCATCTCACCCCCGCCCACAACCATGGCCCCGCCCCTTCTGCCTTGGCCCCGCCCCTTCTGCCTTGGCCACGCCCCCTCATCCCAGCCCCGCCCCTCCACATGGCCCAGCTGCCCCCATGGTGTGGTGCGAGGcccggagtgggggggggggccctgtaTCACGCCCCCCCCCACGGCgtctcccctcaccctgccctggtgggagccgcccccccccataGAGctgcccccccggaccccccccatCATGACCGCCCAGGCCTGGGTACAAGAAGAGCCGTTTATttaggcgcgggggggggggggggggccgctgccccccagcacagtgctggggctggaggggggggcaCTGCGGCCCCCaaggcactgggagggtgggggggggtgggcacaGCGGGGAGGGAGTGCAgctccaccccccccctccccgctccctcccccccccgcccagcaaaataataataataaaaaaaaaaaaagactttggtcCTGGAAATactggctgggggtgggggggcgggtgcctgggtggggggcacccggCTGGTCCGCGGCAGgaaaaggatggggggggggggtggttaaGGCAGTCTGGGGGCCGGCCCCCGgggggggccatgccggggccggggggggggtgcgggtgcTCAGAGGATCTGGCGGGGCATGCCGTAGCCCGTCATGCCGGCCTGCGAGGCGCCCCGGTTGGTGCCCATCTGCAGCCCGATGACGCTCTGTCCCTCCTTCAGCTTGTCCTCCGAGAAGACGCGCCGGTTCTCCTGCGACTTCCTGCGGGCACGGGCGGGCGGAGGGGCGTCAGCCTCCCCGagggacccccccgccgccctgcacgcacccccccccccggcacccaccaccTACTTGGGGAACCAGTTGGGGTCTCCCACGAAGAGCCCGTCGCCCTTGGCCACCGCCAGGCTGCCCAGGTTCATCAGGGTCCTCTGCACGCACGCCATGTTCTTCCCTGCAAGACCCCAGGcgggctcagccccggccccccccacggcccccggcccccgcacGCCCACCTTGACTCACCTTCCCAAAGGTCGACGGTCTGGAAGATGTCGGTGGCGGCGATGCCGTAACGCTCGGCCGCCTGCAGGAACTGCGAGATCTGCTCCATCTGCTTGAAGGCCATGGCGGACGCCTGGATCTTGGCCACCGGGCTCTGGCCCCGCGGGTGCAGGCTGTTGATGAGCCGGCACAACACCTGGCCGGGACGGAGACGGGGGTCAGGTGGCACAGCgcggtgacccccccccccccgccccccccagccggCCCTGGGGGTACTCACGGTGCCGTCCTTCAGCCACTGCTGGAAGCCGTCCCTACCGGGCGCCGGCTGCGCGACGTCGCCGCCGCACTGTGCCAGGATCCACCGCACCAGGATCTGCTCCAGCTCGGGGTCGTACTGACGGTCGATCTTCTGCTGCACCTCCCGGCTCAGGCCGTACGACGGTCCCCGGTTTGCCATGCTgacggcggggaagggggggggtctGCAGAGATTGGACCCCCGTCAGCggctccggtggcgccaaggaatccagcacagccccctgcccGCGCTGCGGTcgttggggacagcaggggacagcaggcatggtggctgctccccagcagcgtGGCACAGCCCCGTCCTGCCCGGCGGGGCTGCCTGGACGTCCGGCACGGAGCCTTATCACCGGTGCCAGCCGCTGCCCTGCCCTGATGGCTTCCTGCCCCGCCGGCCAGCAGCGG encodes:
- the TAGLN2 gene encoding transgelin-2, translated to MANRGPSYGLSREVQQKIDRQYDPELEQILVRWILAQCGGDVAQPAPGRDGFQQWLKDGTVLCRLINSLHPRGQSPVAKIQASAMAFKQMEQISQFLQAAERYGIAATDIFQTVDLWEGKNMACVQRTLMNLGSLAVAKGDGLFVGDPNWFPKKSQENRRVFSEDKLKEGQSVIGLQMGTNRGASQAGMTGYGMPRQIL